CCGCCCTTCAGGCGGTCCTTGCGCGCGCTCGTCGCGACACCGATCGCCGCGCCGGCGGCCGCACCGATCGCCGCGTCACGCTTCGTGTTCTTCTTCACGACCGTCTGCGGCGCGCGATAGACCACGCCGCTGCCGCTCGACGAGCCGCGGCTGCTGCTCCCCGACGAGCGCGTGCGATACACGACACGCTCGCGCACCGGCTGCGGCGCGGGGGCGGGATACGGCGCCGGCGCGTAGTACGGACCCGCGGCGTAGCCGGCCGCGACCGGCATCGGCGCGTAGCCGTTCGGGTACATTCCAGGCTGCCCGTACGGGTACTGCTGGGCGCCGAGCTCCTGCGGCGACACGAACTGCTGCTGACGGTACGCCTGGGCCTGCGAGGCGAGCGACAGGTCGTTCTGGAGCCCCGCGTCGAGCGAGTTGCTCTTGCCGCCGCAGGCGGCGACGAGCGCGATCGACGGGGCCAGGATGATCTTCGCTAACGAGCGTGGCTGCATGGTCTCCTCCAGTCCAGATCGCGAAAGGTCGCGAGAATGACATCGGTTCAAGGCAGGCGCCGGACCAGGGGTTGTCGGCCTCGTGGCGCCGCTAACTCTCCCGAGCGTCCGTAGCGGTGTCCTCTCCTGTGCCCCCGGGAGGACACGACGGCGCGCTGCTGCGTCAGATGTTCTCCTCCGCGCTCGCGGCCGTGCACCCCGGGCCGGTGACCGCCGTCACCCTCGATGGGATCGCGCTGCCCGACCCTCCGGGCGGCGTCCACCTCCTCGCGATCGGCAAGGGCGCGCACGCGATGGCCGGCGCGGCGGTGGAGGCGCTCGCGCGGCGCGGCGCCTGCCCGGCCGGCGGGGTGATCGTGGCGGCCACCCCGGGCGCGCCGCCCCATCCCGCGCTGGAGGCCGTCGTCGGCGACCACCCGGTGCCCGGTCCGGGCTCCCGCGCCGCGGCCGACGCCGTCGTCCGGGCAGCGGCACGGGTTCGTCCCGACGACCTCGCGGTCGTGCTGCTATCCGGCGGCGCGTCGAGCCTCGTCGGCGCACCGGTGCCGGACGTCGGCCCCGACGAGCTGGCGGCGCTCACCGGCGTGCTGCTCGGCGCCGGCGGCGACATCGCGCTCGTGAACGGCGTGCGCCGCCGCGTCGCGCGATGGGGCGCGGGACGTCTCGCCGTCGCGCTCGCCCCGGCGCGCGTCGCGTGCCTCGTGCTCTCGGACGTGCCGGGCTACGACGCGGCCCTCGTCGGGTCCGGACCATGCGCGCCCGACGCGACGCCCGCGGCCGACGTGATCGCACAGCTCGAGGCCATCGGCGCATGGGCGCGCGTGCCCGACGGCGTACGCCGACGCCTCGAGCGTGCCGCGCGCGGCGAGCCGGACGTGCCGCCGGCGGACGACGATGCGTTCCGCCGCGTGCGCATCGAGCTGCTCGCCGACAACGACACCGCGGTGCGCGCCGCCGCCGACGCCGCGCGCGCCGCTGGCTTTCACACCGTCGCGCACGACGAGCGCCTCGCGGGAGAGGCGCGCGCGCTCGGCGCGGCGATCGGCGCCACGCTGCGCGCCGCGGCCGAGTCGCTGCCGTTAGGCGGACGGGTCGTGCACGTGTGGGGTGGCGAGCCCGCGGTCACGCTCGGCGACGCGGGCCCCGATGCGCGCGGCGGACGCATGCAGGAGCTGGCGCTCGCGGCGGCCGAGTCGATTCGCGGCGCGCGCGTCGTGCTCCTCGCCGCGGGCACCGACGGGCGCGACGGCCCCACCGACGCGGCCGGTGCGATCGTGGACGGCGACACGTGGGATCGGATGCTGGCGGCGGGTCGCGATCCGGCGGCCGACCTCGCCGCACATCGCAGCCACGCGGCGCTCGACGCGGCCGGCGCGCTGCTGCGCACCGGACCCACGGGGACCAACGTGGCCGACCTCGTCATCGCATGCGTCGCGGCGCCGGAGCCGACCGTCTCGAGGAGCGACGCTCCATGAGGTTCGGATAGCGGATCGAACGATCCGTCGATCTTCACGATCCGCGTACCAGACCTCGAGGAGGCCCGCTCCTCGCGGAGCCGAGCGCCGCGGACCGCAGTCGACGTGGTCGCCGCGGGTTCAGCTCGCCCCGCATGCGCCGCTAGATTCTCCCGCCATGCGAGCTTCTCCCTTCACGATCGGCATCATCCAGGATCACGCGACGGACGACGAGGCTGCGAACGTCGCGCGCGCCGTGTCGCTCATCCGCGAGGCCGCGGCCCGTGGCGCGCAGATCGTCTGCCTCAAGGAGCTGTTCAATACGCCCTACTTCGCGAAGTCGACGAAGGTGGAGCACTTCGACCTCGCGCAGCCGGTGCCGGGGCCGATCACCGACACGATGCAGGCGCTCGCGAAGGAGCTCGCGATCGTCATCATCGTGCCGATCTTCGTGCGGCGCGCCGCGGGGCTGTACATGAACTCCGCGGTCGTCATCGACGCCGACGGCGAGATCCTCGGCGTGTACGACAAGATGCACATCCCGCACGACCCGATGTTCGAGGAGAAGTACTACTTCACACCGGGCGACGCGCACCTCGACTACCACGGCGAGAAGGGCGGCGCCGCGAACGGCTTCAAGGTGTGGAAGACGCGCTACGCGAACGTGGGCGTGCTCGTGTGCTGGGACCAGTGGTATCCCGAGGCGGCGCGCATCACCGCGCTGTTAGGCGCCGACGTGCTGTTCTATCCCACCGCGATCGGGTGGCACCCGGCGGAGAAGGACACGTGGGGCCAGGCGCAGGTGGAGGCGTGGCGCACGGCGCAGCGCGCGCACGCCATCGCGAACGGCGTGTACGTGGCGTCGCCGAACCGCGTCGGCTTCGAGCCCGAGCCGGGCACGAACGGGCTCGAGTTCTTCGGCCACTCGTTCATCGCCGACCCGTTCGGCCGCGTGGTGACGGAGGCGGGGACGGACGAGGCGGTGCTCGTACACACGTGCGATCCGAAGCTGCAGGAGGAGGTGCGCCGCAACTGGCCGTTCCTGCGCGACCGCCGCGTCGACGCGTACCAGCCGATCCTCAACCGCTACATCGGTGCGTCGGGACTCGGGACTCGGGACTCGGGACTCGGGACTCGCTGACGCATGCGCGACGACCTCGGCTCCGGTGAGATCGGCCCCACTACTCGGGGCCTAACGAGCGCTTTCCGGCGGGACCCGAGTCCCGAGTCCCGAGTCCCGAGTCCCGAGCTACGCATGCCCGCGGAGTGGGAGCCGCACGACGCGACGTGGATCGCGTGGCCGCACCACGAGCCCGACTGGCCCGGGAAGCTCGGCCCCATTCCGTGGGTGTACGCCGAGATCGTGCGCGCGCTGCACCGCCACGAGCCGGTCGAGATCCTCTGCCACGACGACACCGTGCGCGACGCCGCGCGCGAGGCGCTCGCGGCGCACGGCGTGGTGGTGAACGAGCCCCGCCCCGGCGCGCACCGCGTGCGCCTCCACGTCGCGCCGAACGATCGCGTGTGGCTCCGCGACTCCGCGCCCACGGGGGTGCTCGGCGCCGACGGGCGAGTGACGTGGGCGAACTGGGCGTTCAACGCGTGGGCGAAGTACGACAACTACGCGCACGACGCGCTCGTCGGCCGCGCCATCGCCGACGTCACGGGGCTGCCGCGCGTCGAGCCGCAGCGTCCCGACGGCAAGGGGCGCCTCGTGCTCGAGGGCGGCGGCATCGAGACGAACGGCCAGGGGCTGCTGCTCGTCACCGAGGAGTGGCTGCTGAGCGACGTCCAGGTGCGCAACCCGGGACTCGGCCGCGAGGACTACGAGCGCGCGTTCCGCGAGTGGTTAGGCATCCGCCAGACGATCTGGCTCGGCGAGGGCTGCGTCGGCGACGACACGCACGGTCACATCGACGACATCGCGCGCTTCGTCGCGCCCGACACCGTCGTCCTCGCGCACGAGGAGGATCCGACCGACGAGAACCACCGCCGCTCGCTCGACAACCTGCACCGGCTGCGGCTCGCCGGCGGCACGCACGGGGCGCTCCGCATCGTCACGCTGCCCTTCCCGCGCGCGGTCGAGATGAACGGCGAACGGCTGCCGGCGAGCTACGCGAACTTCTACATCGGCAACGGCATCGTGCTCGTACCGACGTTCAACGATCGCAACGACCGCGTGGCGCTCAACACGCTCGCCGGGCTGTTCCCGCAGCACGACGTGGTGGGCATCCACGCCGTGGACCTCGTGTGGGGCCTCGGCACGCTGCACTGCCTGACGCAGCAGCAGCCGGCCGGACGCGGCGCGCGATGACGGAGCCACCGCTTCCCACCTGGGCGCGGCCGAAGCCGCAGGGCGGCGCGCCGGCGCCGGGGTCCGCGCTCGAGCTGCAGTACGAGACGTTCATCGGGCCGCGCTGGGAGACGTACCGCCGGAAGTTCGCCCCGTTCTTCGCGGAGCCGCGCTTCCAGCCGACGTGGAACTGGTCCGCGGCGCTGTTCTCGCCGATCTGGTTCCTGTACCGGAAGCTCTACCTGCCGTTCGTCTTCTTCTGGATCGCGCCCGGCATGGTGTTCGGGCTGCTCTGGAAGGGGGAGCCGCCGAAGGCCGCCGACATCTCGGCGAACCCGGAGCTCATGCGGGACTTCCGGCTGGTGCTGCTCGGCGTGCAGCTCGCGGCTATGGTGCTCGCCGGCGGCACCGCGAACTACCTCCTGTTCCGCCGAGCACGGGCCGCCATCATGCTCGCCGAGCAGCGCGCCCCGGACGCCGAGACGCTGGAGCTGATCCTCACCCGGCTGGGTCGGGTGAACGTCACCGGCGTCGTGGTGGTCGTCGTCATGATGGCCGTCGCGGGCCTCGTGATGTCCACCGGCTCGGCGCCCTGAGGCCCAGCGGCGCGAGGGTGGATCTTCGGGTATTCTTCGGGTGTACGTTGCTCGGAATCACGAGCCCCCACCCCGATGGATACCCGACGCAAGCTCGCCATCCTCGCCGACGCCGCCCGATTCGACGCGCCCTGCGCGCGCCGACTGCCCGGCGCGCCCGGGGAGTCGTCCGTGCCCGACCAGGGCATCTGCCACGCGATCGCCGCCGACGGGCGGACGGTCGCGCTGCTCAAGGTGCTGCTCACGAACCACTGCATCCACGACTGCGCCTACTGCGTGAACCGCCGCTCCGCCGACGTCGAGCGGGCGCGGTTCACCGTGACCGAGATCGTGCGGCTCACGCTCGACCTCTTCCGGCAGGGCGTCATCGAGGGGCTGTTCCTGAGCTCGGGCGTGATGCGGAGCGCCGACTTCACGATGGAGCAGCTCACCGACGTCGCCCGCACGCTGCGGCGTGATCACGGCTTCGCCGGCTACATCCATCTGAAGGCGATCCCCGAGGCGAGCCCCGAGCTGCTCACGGAGGCCGGCAAGTGGGTGGACCGGCTCAGCGTGAACGTGGAGCTGCCGACCCAGCGGCACCTCGATGCCATCGCGCCGGGGCGGCGGCTCGTCACGATCACGCGCGCCATGGACCGCATCCGCGACGGCATCGCCGAGGCGCACGAGGCGCAGCGCCGCAGCGTGCGCGCACCGTCGTTCGCGCCCGCCGGGCAGGTGACCCAGATGGTGGTCGGCGCGGACGACGCCACCGACGCGCAGATCCTCGGGACGAGCGCCGCGCTGTACGAGCGGCAGCGGCTGCGCCGCGTGTACTACGGCTCGTACGTGCCGATCGTCGGCGCGGGGGACGCGGTGCCTGACGCCGCGCCGCCGGCCGCCCGCGAGCACCGCCTCTACCAGGCGGACTGGCTGCTCCGGCACTACGGGTTCGCCGTGGACGAGCTGGTGCCGGACGATGCGCCGAACCTCGACCTGGACCTGGACCCGAAGCTCGCGTGGGCGCTCCGTCATCGCGACGCGTTCCCCGCGGACCTCAACCGCGCGACGCGGCGCGAGCTGCTGCGCGTGCCGGGGCTCGGACGCATGGCCGTCGAGCGCATCCTCACCGCGCGCCGCTGGCGGCGCCTGCGCACCACCGACCTGCTCACGCTGCACGTCCCGGTCGCGCGCGTGCTGCCGTTCGTCCACGCCGCGGACCCGAACCCCGCGCTGCGCCTGCTCGACGCGCCCGACCTGCGCGACCGGCTGGTGCGCCCGCGCGACCAGCTCGATCTGTTCGCCGCCGCCGGTTAGGCGTCAGGCAGACGCTCGGATCTCGAAGCAGCAGCGGGGCCGCGCGCTGCGGTCGCAGCACTCGTGCACGGCAGCACCGTCGCCGAGCAGCTCGACCAGCACGCTCTCGATCGCGTGGCAGACGCCGGGGTGCTTGCCGGTGAGCGCGGCGAGCGGACAGCCGCGTCCCTGGATCCTGAGCGACGCCGCACCGTGCTCCACGTCGGTGAGCGCGCCGAGCTCCGCGTTCAGCACCCGGCTCGCCGCGGCCACGCGCTCGTCGAGCGGCGCGTCGGGCACGAGCGCGACGAGCTCGCGCCCGAACCCGCGTCCCGCCTCGCGCATCACCCGGTCGAACTCCTCGGGCGTGGTGCGCTCGGCGAGCGCGCTCACGAGATGCGTGAGCAGCGGCACGTAGGCACGCGACAGCAGCTGGTCGAGCTCCGGCGTCAGCTCGTAGACCGCCGACGGCCGCGTCGGTCCGCGGCGCGTCCCCTGACGCCGCACGAGGCCGTCGCGCTCCATCGCCATGAGCTGCACGCGCACCGCGTTGTGGCTCAGCGCGAGCGCGGACGCGATCTCGTCCACCGTCAGCGCGCTGCGGCGCAGGAGCGTCGCGATCCGCCCGCGCGGGCTCTCGAGGAATTGGTGGCGAAGGCGAAGCGACATCGACGCGACGTACGGGCGGCGGTGATGGGACCGGGCGCGCCCAATCTAGAGCGCTGTCGCCGCACCTCTGCATCGTCTCTGCCGCTGGCCGGATAACACCATAACTCTGAGTTTATCTGGAATATTTTCTGCAGCGCCTCCGTCCCCGGGATGCTTCCCGTACGTGATTCCCGTCGCTGGAGGAGTCTCGACGATGACTCGACGCCCGGCCCTCGTCGCGGTGGCGTGCGCAGCGCTCACCGGCGCACTCGCCGCCTGTCGCCAGTTCCCCACGGTGAAGCCCGCCGACGAGGTGCAGCGGCAGGGGCGCGACATCTTCCGCTACGACACGTTCGGCGACGAGCAGTTCTGGACCGACACGGCGCGGCTGCACGAGGTGGTCGAGCGGGAGATCCAACCCCTGGAGGCGCTCGGCCTCGGGCTAAAGGTCGACATGGATCGGCTCAACCTCGCGAAGTTCATCCTCCACAACCCGCTCGGTGTCGGCGGGACGAAGGAGCTGCTGCGCGAGAACGCGGTCGTCGGCATCAAGGCGGAGTTCGAGGGCAAGCACATCAAGCGCATCGGGATCACCTGCGCGCTGTGCCACTCCACCGTCGACAACGCGCTGCTCCCCGGCATCGGCCACCGGCTCGACGGGTGGCCCAACCGCGACCTGAAGGTCGGACGGATCCTCGCCATGCTCCCGAACTTCACCGAGGAGCAGAAGGCGGTGCTGCGCACCTGGCCGACGGGGACCTACGACCCGCGCTTCAACTTCGACGGCAAGAGCACGCCGCTCGTGCTGCCGCCCGCGTACGGCCTCGCCGGCGTGACCAACGAGACGTACACCGCGGAGGGGCCCATCTCGTACTGGAACGCGTACGTCGCCGTGACGCAGATGCACGGCCACGGCAACTTCTCCGACCCGCGGCTCGGCGTGAACATCGTGCAGGAGCCGGACATGGTGACGCCGAAGCTCGCCGCGCTGCGCGCCTACCAGCACGCGATCGGCGCCGCGCCGCCACCGGGCGCGCTCGTGAACGGCTCCGCCGCGCGCCGAGGCAAGGCGGTGTTCGACGCGAACTGCGCGCGGTGCCACACCGCGGACAGCCTCACCGACAACAACGCCGGCACGCTGCACGCCGCGTCGGAGACGGGGATGGATCCGCGGTACGCCGAGCGCACGACGGCGAAGCAGTACCGCACCACGCCGCTGCGCGGCCTCTGGCAGCACGCGCCGTACTTCCACGACGGCAGCGCGCGCACGCTCGACGACGTGGTGGAGCACTACGACCGGGCGCTCGGTCTCAAGCTGTCCGGCAGACAGCGGAAGGATCTGCGCGAGTACCTCAAGTCGCTCTGAGCGTCTCGGCTACACACGGGAGGATCGACATGCGGCGCTGTGGTCGGATCGGCATGGCGTTAGGCGCATCGCTCGCGGCGTCGGTCGCCGGCGCGCAGCGTCCCCTGATGGTGGGCCTCGCGGGCGGCGTGACGGTGCCGCAGGGCGCGCTCGCCGACGGCGTGGAGACCGGCTGGCACGGGTTGGGCACGTTCGCGCTCGGCTCGCCGATGCAGCCGTTAGGCCTTCGCCTCGACGCGGCGTACAACCGGTTCGGCTTCAAGGGCACGACCGCGTCGAGCGTGTCGAGCGCGTCGCAGTCGGTCACGTCGGGCACGCTGAACGTGACGTACCGGATGCCGGCGTGGCGGACGGCGTTCTCGCCGTACGTGATCGCGGGCGCCGGCGCGTACCACCTCGCGTGCTCGGGCGACGCGCGGTGCGGCACGGCGACCAAGTTCGGATGGAACGCGGGGCTTGGCACGAAGCTCACGGGGCTCGGGCTCCGCACGTTCCTCGAGGCCCGCTTCCACAGCGTCGCCGAGCCGGGAGCCGACCTGCACTACTTCCCGGTGACGCTCGGGCTCCTGTTCTAGCGGCGGCCTAACGCTTCGCGACCGCCTCGTCGAGCAGCGCCTCCGCGCGCTCCGCGCCGGCGCGGCCCAGGGGTCGGAGCTCCTTGCCGAGCGCGGTGCTGTACGAGACGAAGAAGCGCTCGAGGTCGTCCACCAGCTCGCGCGGGAGCTGCGTGAGCTCGTGAACGCGTCCGAACGTGCGCGACTTCACGCCCACGGCGATGAGCCGGTCGTTGCGCTGCGGCGGGCCGCCCTTCTCGCGCTGCTCCGCCTCGATGACGCCGACGAGCCGCGCCTCGACGACGACGCCGGGCAGCGTGGGACCGTCGTGCAGCACGAGCACGTCGATCGGGTCGCCGTCGCCGGCCTTCGTGCGCGGCACGAAGCCGAAGTCGTGCGGGAACGTCATCCCCACCGGCAGCGACTTCTTGAGCACGAACACCCCGCGCTCGTCATCGAAGCTCAGCTTGTGCACGCTGCCGCCGGGCGTCTCCACGACCACGTTCACGGTGCCCTCGTCCGTGCGCGGAGGAAGGCGGAGGAGCGGATGCAGTTCCGGCATGCCATGCAGCTCCTGCACTCCACGAGCCAGGCGCGCCCGGCGGGACTCCACGTACGACTTTCCATGGGACTGAAGAAGGACTGAAGGAGGACTGAAGAAGGACCAACAACTCCGTTGGTGTTCTCCTTCTTCAGTCCTCCTTCAGTCCTGCCAACACTCGTACGTGGAGCCCCGTCAAAGCGGGCACGCCGTCAGAACGACAGGCGGAGCCCGACGCTTCCGGCGATGTTGTTCGTCGTGTTGCCCTTCACCGGCAGGCCGGTGTTGTCGAGCGCGTCGAACCGGCCGACGTAGTCCTTCACCATCGCGCGCACGCCGAAGCCGCGTCCGACGGTGACGTCGACGCCGGCGCCGAGGTTGCCGGCGAAGCTGGTGGACGACGTCTTCACGACCGACTCCTGGAACTTCGTCGTGATCGCGCCCACGCCGAGCTGCGCGAACGGCGTGAACTGCTGCGCGGCGCCGGCGCTCTGCATGGGCATGCGGAGCTCGACGTCGGCATCGTAGATCACGTGCTTGCTCGTGCCGCCGATGTTCACGCCGCCGAGGATCGGCACGCCGACCTGCAGGTTCGACGAGCCGTACGCGACGTTGCCGACGAGACCGACGTTGGGCCCCATCGAGAGCCCGAGCTGCGCGCCGACGACGGGCGCGTTCGCGCTCTTCAGGCTCGTGCCGAGCGGGCCGTTGATGATGTCGCCGAAATGCATGTAGCCCGCGTAGGGCGTCACGTCGAACACCGTCGCCTTCTGTGCGGCGGCCGGCTGACGCTGCTGCGCGCCGAGCGGCGCGGCGACGAGGGCGAGGGCCAGCACGGCGACCGAGCGGGCGTTGACGATGGACCGATGCATGGGATTCTCCGGGTCACGTTGCCCGCGACGCCGCGGGCACCGGCCCCCGGTAAGGCAGCTTCGGGGCCGCCCGTGCCGCGCGCGCAAGTCGTTACCGTGCATCGCCTTGCGTCGGCGTTGCCAGCACCCGGTGTCCGGCGCGGGTGACAGATCGGCGTCCTCCGAGGGACGCGGAGGGCTTGCTCCTTGCACCAGCCGACGCGCCGTGAAGATCACGCTCCTGTCCGACGACTCCATCCGCTACGAGCCCGCGCCGGGCCTGCTGACGATCGACGCCGATTCGGCCGAGCGGCAGTACTCGCCGTTCCACATGCTCGGCAGCTCGCTCGCCGTGTGCACGTTCTCCGTGCTCGCGTCGTGGGCGACGCACGCGAACATCCCGTTCGACGACCTCGTGATCGACGTGTCGTGGACGTTCGCCGAGAAGCCGCATCGGCTCGACACGGTGAAGCTCGCGTTCACGTGGAAGAGCCTTCCGCCGAACCGGCTCGAGGCCGCGAAGCGCGCCGCCGCGCTCTGCCCGATCCACGCGACGCTGTCGCACGGCCACACGGCGGTGAGCGTCGAGGGCGCGGTCGCGTGAGCGTGCCGGTGGTGCAGTTCACGGTGCGCGGTCGGCCGCGCGACGGCGCCGCGCAGTCGCCGACGTCGTTCACCGCGGGCTGGTCGGGCGTCGGCGAGGGCCGGCCGTACACGGTGGTGTACGACGGCCACTGCAAGGTGTGCGGCAAGATGGTCGCGCTGCTGCGCGCGTGGGATCGCAACGCGCACCTGCTCGAGATCGTGCCGTCGCAGATGGCCGGCGTGGCGGCGCGGTTCCCGTGGATCCCGGCGCGCGCCTACGCGGAGGGCGTGCAGCTGATCGGGCCCGGCGGGCGCACGTGGATGGGCGCCGCAGCGGTGGAGCGCATCATCGACATCATGCCGCGCGGACGGCTGATCTCGTGGATCTTCCGCATCCCGCTCGTGCACACGCTCGTCGACCGCT
This DNA window, taken from Gemmatirosa kalamazoonensis, encodes the following:
- a CDS encoding agmatine deiminase family protein → MRDDLGSGEIGPTTRGLTSAFRRDPSPESRVPSPELRMPAEWEPHDATWIAWPHHEPDWPGKLGPIPWVYAEIVRALHRHEPVEILCHDDTVRDAAREALAAHGVVVNEPRPGAHRVRLHVAPNDRVWLRDSAPTGVLGADGRVTWANWAFNAWAKYDNYAHDALVGRAIADVTGLPRVEPQRPDGKGRLVLEGGGIETNGQGLLLVTEEWLLSDVQVRNPGLGREDYERAFREWLGIRQTIWLGEGCVGDDTHGHIDDIARFVAPDTVVLAHEEDPTDENHRRSLDNLHRLRLAGGTHGALRIVTLPFPRAVEMNGERLPASYANFYIGNGIVLVPTFNDRNDRVALNTLAGLFPQHDVVGIHAVDLVWGLGTLHCLTQQQPAGRGAR
- a CDS encoding DUF2628 domain-containing protein; its protein translation is MTEPPLPTWARPKPQGGAPAPGSALELQYETFIGPRWETYRRKFAPFFAEPRFQPTWNWSAALFSPIWFLYRKLYLPFVFFWIAPGMVFGLLWKGEPPKAADISANPELMRDFRLVLLGVQLAAMVLAGGTANYLLFRRARAAIMLAEQRAPDAETLELILTRLGRVNVTGVVVVVVMMAVAGLVMSTGSAP
- a CDS encoding thiol-disulfide oxidoreductase DCC family protein, producing the protein MSVPVVQFTVRGRPRDGAAQSPTSFTAGWSGVGEGRPYTVVYDGHCKVCGKMVALLRAWDRNAHLLEIVPSQMAGVAARFPWIPARAYAEGVQLIGPGGRTWMGAAAVERIIDIMPRGRLISWIFRIPLVHTLVDRFYRWFARNRYRLGCGEHCTAQLDLVDFGDGA
- a CDS encoding OsmC family protein produces the protein MKITLLSDDSIRYEPAPGLLTIDADSAERQYSPFHMLGSSLAVCTFSVLASWATHANIPFDDLVIDVSWTFAEKPHRLDTVKLAFTWKSLPPNRLEAAKRAAALCPIHATLSHGHTAVSVEGAVA
- a CDS encoding carbon-nitrogen hydrolase codes for the protein MRASPFTIGIIQDHATDDEAANVARAVSLIREAAARGAQIVCLKELFNTPYFAKSTKVEHFDLAQPVPGPITDTMQALAKELAIVIIVPIFVRRAAGLYMNSAVVIDADGEILGVYDKMHIPHDPMFEEKYYFTPGDAHLDYHGEKGGAANGFKVWKTRYANVGVLVCWDQWYPEAARITALLGADVLFYPTAIGWHPAEKDTWGQAQVEAWRTAQRAHAIANGVYVASPNRVGFEPEPGTNGLEFFGHSFIADPFGRVVTEAGTDEAVLVHTCDPKLQEEVRRNWPFLRDRRVDAYQPILNRYIGASGLGTRDSGLGTR
- a CDS encoding outer membrane beta-barrel protein yields the protein MHRSIVNARSVAVLALALVAAPLGAQQRQPAAAQKATVFDVTPYAGYMHFGDIINGPLGTSLKSANAPVVGAQLGLSMGPNVGLVGNVAYGSSNLQVGVPILGGVNIGGTSKHVIYDADVELRMPMQSAGAAQQFTPFAQLGVGAITTKFQESVVKTSSTSFAGNLGAGVDVTVGRGFGVRAMVKDYVGRFDALDNTGLPVKGNTTNNIAGSVGLRLSF
- a CDS encoding helix-turn-helix transcriptional regulator; its protein translation is MSLRLRHQFLESPRGRIATLLRRSALTVDEIASALALSHNAVRVQLMAMERDGLVRRQGTRRGPTRPSAVYELTPELDQLLSRAYVPLLTHLVSALAERTTPEEFDRVMREAGRGFGRELVALVPDAPLDERVAAASRVLNAELGALTDVEHGAASLRIQGRGCPLAALTGKHPGVCHAIESVLVELLGDGAAVHECCDRSARPRCCFEIRASA
- a CDS encoding outer membrane beta-barrel protein, with the translated sequence MRRCGRIGMALGASLAASVAGAQRPLMVGLAGGVTVPQGALADGVETGWHGLGTFALGSPMQPLGLRLDAAYNRFGFKGTTASSVSSASQSVTSGTLNVTYRMPAWRTAFSPYVIAGAGAYHLACSGDARCGTATKFGWNAGLGTKLTGLGLRTFLEARFHSVAEPGADLHYFPVTLGLLF
- a CDS encoding glycine zipper domain-containing protein — its product is MQPRSLAKIILAPSIALVAACGGKSNSLDAGLQNDLSLASQAQAYRQQQFVSPQELGAQQYPYGQPGMYPNGYAPMPVAAGYAAGPYYAPAPYPAPAPQPVRERVVYRTRSSGSSSRGSSSGSGVVYRAPQTVVKKNTKRDAAIGAAAGAAIGVATSARKDRLKGGLLGAVVGAAAGAIVGNNVDKQRVAIP
- a CDS encoding c-type cytochrome; this translates as MTRRPALVAVACAALTGALAACRQFPTVKPADEVQRQGRDIFRYDTFGDEQFWTDTARLHEVVEREIQPLEALGLGLKVDMDRLNLAKFILHNPLGVGGTKELLRENAVVGIKAEFEGKHIKRIGITCALCHSTVDNALLPGIGHRLDGWPNRDLKVGRILAMLPNFTEEQKAVLRTWPTGTYDPRFNFDGKSTPLVLPPAYGLAGVTNETYTAEGPISYWNAYVAVTQMHGHGNFSDPRLGVNIVQEPDMVTPKLAALRAYQHAIGAAPPPGALVNGSAARRGKAVFDANCARCHTADSLTDNNAGTLHAASETGMDPRYAERTTAKQYRTTPLRGLWQHAPYFHDGSARTLDDVVEHYDRALGLKLSGRQRKDLREYLKSL
- a CDS encoding inorganic diphosphatase; its protein translation is MPELHPLLRLPPRTDEGTVNVVVETPGGSVHKLSFDDERGVFVLKKSLPVGMTFPHDFGFVPRTKAGDGDPIDVLVLHDGPTLPGVVVEARLVGVIEAEQREKGGPPQRNDRLIAVGVKSRTFGRVHELTQLPRELVDDLERFFVSYSTALGKELRPLGRAGAERAEALLDEAVAKR
- a CDS encoding putative DNA modification/repair radical SAM protein; this encodes MDTRRKLAILADAARFDAPCARRLPGAPGESSVPDQGICHAIAADGRTVALLKVLLTNHCIHDCAYCVNRRSADVERARFTVTEIVRLTLDLFRQGVIEGLFLSSGVMRSADFTMEQLTDVARTLRRDHGFAGYIHLKAIPEASPELLTEAGKWVDRLSVNVELPTQRHLDAIAPGRRLVTITRAMDRIRDGIAEAHEAQRRSVRAPSFAPAGQVTQMVVGADDATDAQILGTSAALYERQRLRRVYYGSYVPIVGAGDAVPDAAPPAAREHRLYQADWLLRHYGFAVDELVPDDAPNLDLDLDPKLAWALRHRDAFPADLNRATRRELLRVPGLGRMAVERILTARRWRRLRTTDLLTLHVPVARVLPFVHAADPNPALRLLDAPDLRDRLVRPRDQLDLFAAAG
- a CDS encoding glycerate kinase type-2 family protein, whose translation is MFSSALAAVHPGPVTAVTLDGIALPDPPGGVHLLAIGKGAHAMAGAAVEALARRGACPAGGVIVAATPGAPPHPALEAVVGDHPVPGPGSRAAADAVVRAAARVRPDDLAVVLLSGGASSLVGAPVPDVGPDELAALTGVLLGAGGDIALVNGVRRRVARWGAGRLAVALAPARVACLVLSDVPGYDAALVGSGPCAPDATPAADVIAQLEAIGAWARVPDGVRRRLERAARGEPDVPPADDDAFRRVRIELLADNDTAVRAAADAARAAGFHTVAHDERLAGEARALGAAIGATLRAAAESLPLGGRVVHVWGGEPAVTLGDAGPDARGGRMQELALAAAESIRGARVVLLAAGTDGRDGPTDAAGAIVDGDTWDRMLAAGRDPAADLAAHRSHAALDAAGALLRTGPTGTNVADLVIACVAAPEPTVSRSDAP